From the Nocardiopsis changdeensis genome, one window contains:
- a CDS encoding NADP-dependent oxidoreductase has translation MGTPTFRTAVVRVPNGPDSIEFIDRPLREPGPGEIRVRVAAAPVNPVDLAVAAGFFHGLGAIDQPEHTGLGWDFSGTVEAVGEGVDLAVGTRVAGLVGGLDRDFGTYAEQLVVPAADVAEVPEGQDLAAVSTVPLNGLTAAQLVDLLGDAPQQGNRLLVTGAAGAVGGYVVTLAQERGWRVTGLARPADEEFVRGLGADFTDREIEGWDAVADTAALQERGRDLVRDGGVFVGVQPVSPIAPDRGIDLRAVNVVPDGARLADLLARTAAGELPTRVHAVVPLADAADAHRSFAKGGIRGRYVLQP, from the coding sequence ATGGGAACCCCCACCTTCCGCACCGCCGTCGTCCGCGTCCCGAACGGGCCGGACTCCATCGAGTTCATCGACCGTCCGCTGCGCGAGCCCGGCCCCGGCGAGATCCGCGTCCGGGTCGCCGCCGCCCCGGTCAACCCGGTCGACCTCGCGGTCGCCGCCGGCTTCTTCCACGGGCTCGGTGCCATCGACCAGCCCGAGCACACGGGGCTGGGCTGGGACTTCTCCGGCACGGTCGAGGCCGTCGGCGAGGGAGTGGACCTGGCGGTCGGCACCCGCGTCGCGGGGCTGGTCGGCGGCCTCGACCGGGACTTCGGGACCTACGCCGAGCAGCTGGTGGTCCCGGCCGCCGACGTGGCCGAGGTGCCCGAGGGGCAGGACCTGGCCGCGGTGTCCACGGTGCCCCTCAACGGGCTGACCGCCGCCCAGCTGGTCGACCTGCTCGGCGACGCGCCCCAGCAGGGGAACCGGCTGCTGGTGACCGGCGCCGCGGGCGCCGTCGGCGGGTACGTGGTGACGCTCGCGCAGGAGCGCGGCTGGCGGGTGACGGGGCTCGCCCGGCCGGCGGACGAGGAGTTCGTCCGCGGCCTGGGGGCGGACTTCACCGACCGCGAAATCGAGGGCTGGGACGCCGTCGCCGACACCGCGGCGCTCCAGGAGCGCGGGCGCGACCTGGTGCGCGACGGAGGGGTCTTCGTGGGCGTGCAGCCGGTCTCGCCGATCGCCCCCGACCGCGGGATCGACCTGCGCGCCGTGAATGTAGTGCCGGACGGCGCCCGCCTGGCGGACCTGCTCGCGCGCACCGCCGCGGGCGAGCTGCCCACCCGCGTGCACGCGGTCGTCCCGCTGGCCGACGCCGCCGACGCCCACCGGTCCTTCGCCAAGGGCGGCATCCGCGGCCGCTACGTCCTCCAGCCCTGA
- a CDS encoding MerR family transcriptional regulator has product MRPTDLAREHGISTQAVRNYERDGCLPAAERTPSGYRVYTEVHAAALRAYMSLIAAHGHAAAGRIMRAVNTGRLDEALTAIDEGHRQSLRDRATLDAVRAAVDHLVAQGDAVPARTGDRAPRTIGGLARRLEVTPATLRNWEAAGILAPAREPVTGYRVFRADDIRDAELAHLLRRGGYPLEHIAAVVRRVRAAGDTEALAAALEDWQRKLTARGVAMLTAASDLDRYLRLHTPAG; this is encoded by the coding sequence TTGAGACCGACGGACCTCGCGCGCGAGCACGGCATCTCGACCCAGGCGGTGCGCAACTACGAACGGGACGGGTGCCTGCCCGCGGCGGAGCGCACGCCCAGCGGATACCGGGTGTACACCGAGGTGCACGCGGCGGCCCTGCGCGCCTACATGTCCCTCATCGCCGCCCACGGGCACGCCGCCGCCGGGCGGATCATGCGCGCGGTGAACACCGGGCGGCTCGACGAGGCCCTGACGGCCATCGACGAGGGGCACCGGCAGTCGCTGCGCGACCGCGCCACCCTCGACGCCGTGCGCGCGGCGGTCGACCACCTCGTGGCGCAGGGCGACGCCGTTCCGGCGCGGACCGGCGACCGTGCTCCCCGCACCATCGGCGGGCTCGCCCGGCGGCTGGAGGTGACCCCGGCGACCCTGCGCAACTGGGAGGCGGCGGGAATCCTGGCGCCCGCCCGGGAACCGGTCACCGGGTACCGGGTGTTCCGCGCGGACGACATCCGCGACGCCGAACTCGCCCACCTGCTCCGTCGCGGCGGATACCCGCTGGAGCACATCGCCGCGGTGGTGCGCCGCGTCCGCGCGGCGGGCGACACCGAGGCGCTGGCGGCCGCCCTGGAGGACTGGCAGCGCAAGCTGACGGCGCGCGGGGTCGCGATGCTCACCGCCGCGTCGGACCTCGACCGCTACCTGCGCCTGCACACCCCCGCCGGGTAG
- a CDS encoding erythromycin esterase family protein produces the protein MSLDIHDLAAPSCELLALGEPTHTEPAFPLVRNELFARLAEHGFRSIALETDRAAALAVDDFVHGRTSPSLDAVMREGFSHGFGEQAATRQLVVWMREYNRGRPPRERLSLHGFDAPTEMVSAPSPRRHLEHARDFLGLDLDVAALAGDDDLWSRTEAIMDPAASVGATDAALRLRALADDLLTELYARAPELVAATSRTAWAAARTHITTALDLLRYHRAAAEPLDPAVRTSRMLGVRDAVMARNLLDIREAEHHRGPTLVYAHNRHLQGNPSRWTLAGMDLVWSGAGSIIRAVVGERYSFVAGSLGRSDALRLAAPEPGTHESLLDGRVDVWGLTETVTDPAARVRRDPTPEQGYFPLDAETLATADAVLHIRDGAAAAASL, from the coding sequence ATGAGCCTGGACATCCACGACCTCGCCGCCCCGTCCTGTGAGCTTCTCGCCCTGGGCGAGCCCACGCACACCGAGCCCGCCTTCCCGCTGGTCCGCAACGAGCTGTTCGCCCGGCTGGCCGAACACGGTTTCCGCTCGATCGCCCTGGAGACCGACCGCGCCGCCGCCCTCGCCGTCGACGACTTCGTCCACGGCCGGACCTCCCCGAGCCTGGACGCCGTGATGCGGGAGGGCTTCTCCCACGGCTTCGGCGAGCAGGCCGCCACCCGGCAACTGGTGGTCTGGATGCGGGAGTACAACCGCGGCCGCCCGCCCCGGGAGCGGCTGTCCCTGCATGGTTTCGACGCCCCGACGGAGATGGTCTCCGCCCCGAGCCCGCGCCGCCACCTGGAGCACGCCCGCGACTTCCTGGGCCTGGACCTCGACGTCGCGGCGCTCGCCGGCGACGACGACCTCTGGAGCCGCACCGAGGCGATCATGGACCCGGCCGCGTCGGTGGGCGCCACCGACGCGGCGCTGCGGCTGCGGGCGCTCGCGGACGACCTGCTGACCGAGCTCTACGCCCGTGCGCCGGAGCTGGTCGCGGCCACCTCGCGCACCGCGTGGGCGGCGGCCCGCACCCACATCACCACCGCCCTGGACCTGCTGCGCTACCACCGGGCGGCGGCCGAGCCCCTGGACCCGGCCGTGCGGACCTCCCGCATGCTGGGCGTACGGGACGCGGTCATGGCGCGCAACCTCCTCGACATCCGGGAGGCCGAACACCACCGCGGGCCGACGCTCGTGTACGCGCACAACCGCCACCTCCAGGGGAACCCGAGCCGCTGGACGCTGGCGGGCATGGACCTGGTCTGGTCGGGGGCGGGCTCCATCATCAGGGCGGTGGTGGGTGAGCGGTACTCCTTCGTCGCCGGAAGCCTGGGCCGCAGCGACGCCCTGAGGCTCGCCGCCCCCGAACCGGGCACCCACGAAAGCCTCCTGGACGGCCGGGTCGACGTCTGGGGGCTGACGGAGACGGTCACGGACCCCGCGGCCCGGGTCCGCCGCGACCCGACCCCGGAGCAGGGGTACTTCCCGCTCGACGCGGAGACGCTCGCCACGGCCGACGCCGTGCTGCACATCCGCGACGGGGCCGCCGCGGCCGCCTCCCTCTGA
- a CDS encoding NmrA family NAD(P)-binding protein, which produces MTTLVTGATGNTGRHVVAELLRRGERVRALTRDPAAARDRLPAGTEIAAGTHTAPAELGTALAGVDRLHITVTAGLAEVGPELVRRAVDAGVRRITVVWGGGVGPVERAVADSGVDWTRLEPQEFMSNTLTWADAIRKEGVVREPYDFPSALVHEGDIGEVAAIALLEDGHTGRAYNLTGPEALTSSERVAVLSRATGRDIAFDRITHEQAVERLTATGVPREDAEYVIGWYAASDPASRTVDGTVERVTGRPARTFAQWVRENLDRF; this is translated from the coding sequence ATGACGACGCTCGTGACGGGGGCCACCGGCAACACCGGACGGCACGTCGTGGCGGAGCTGCTGCGCCGCGGCGAGCGGGTGCGGGCACTGACCCGCGACCCGGCCGCCGCCCGCGACAGACTCCCCGCCGGGACCGAGATCGCCGCCGGAACGCACACCGCCCCCGCCGAACTGGGAACCGCGCTGGCCGGTGTCGACCGCCTGCACATCACGGTGACCGCCGGGCTCGCCGAGGTCGGCCCCGAACTCGTGCGGCGGGCCGTCGACGCCGGGGTGCGCCGCATCACCGTGGTATGGGGCGGCGGCGTGGGACCGGTGGAGCGGGCCGTGGCGGACTCCGGGGTGGACTGGACCCGCCTGGAACCCCAGGAGTTCATGTCCAACACGCTGACCTGGGCCGACGCGATCCGCAAGGAAGGTGTCGTGCGCGAGCCCTACGACTTTCCCAGCGCCCTGGTCCACGAGGGCGACATCGGGGAGGTGGCCGCGATCGCGCTGCTGGAGGACGGTCACACGGGCAGGGCCTACAACCTCACCGGGCCCGAGGCGCTCACCTCCAGCGAGCGCGTCGCGGTCCTGTCCCGGGCGACCGGCCGCGACATCGCGTTCGACCGGATCACCCACGAGCAGGCCGTCGAACGGCTGACCGCCACCGGGGTGCCGCGGGAGGACGCCGAGTACGTGATCGGCTGGTACGCCGCCTCCGACCCCGCCTCCAGGACCGTCGACGGCACGGTGGAACGGGTGACCGGACGCCCCGCCCGCACGTTCGCGCAGTGGGTGCGGGAGAACCTCGACCGGTTCTGA
- a CDS encoding SDR family NAD(P)-dependent oxidoreductase — protein sequence MARRSQDARKARGTQGAQEVWDPACIPDQRGRTVVVTGATAGVGYFAAEQLAGAGARVVLAGRSPERLRTAEAAIRSQVPDAALDRVVVDLASKASVAEAAAALRELDRIDGLLLNGGSMAMKASEVTGDGLPMQLGTHVVANVALTAGLLPVLVRTGERGGAPARIVHTSTGFVDLLRRPVTDVHGTSRIGVVAYSRAKALTEVFGFELDRRLRAADAPVRSLVVRPGIGVDARTPRRAGIRDHTVPVRRNPYTPWAQGKDAAAWPAVRALTDPGVRGGELYAPANGRRGVPVRIQPREVAPPELVGDLWLRLEELAGITVPVPDTARSGPAHPDPVHRD from the coding sequence ATGGCGCGCAGATCACAGGACGCACGGAAGGCACGGGGGACACAGGGGGCACAGGAGGTCTGGGATCCGGCGTGCATCCCCGACCAGCGCGGCCGCACCGTGGTGGTGACCGGCGCGACCGCGGGCGTCGGGTACTTCGCCGCCGAGCAGCTCGCCGGCGCGGGCGCCCGCGTGGTGCTCGCCGGACGCTCCCCCGAGCGCCTGCGGACGGCCGAGGCGGCCATCCGCTCCCAGGTGCCCGATGCCGCCCTGGACCGGGTGGTCGTCGACCTCGCCTCGAAGGCCTCGGTGGCGGAGGCCGCCGCCGCACTGAGGGAACTCGACCGCATCGACGGCCTGCTCCTCAACGGCGGCTCGATGGCCATGAAGGCGTCAGAGGTCACCGGTGACGGCCTCCCGATGCAGCTCGGCACGCACGTCGTCGCCAACGTGGCCCTGACGGCCGGGCTGCTTCCCGTCCTGGTCCGCACCGGCGAACGCGGCGGCGCCCCCGCCCGGATCGTGCACACCTCGACGGGGTTCGTCGACCTGCTCCGTCGGCCCGTCACCGACGTGCACGGCACCTCCCGGATCGGCGTGGTCGCCTACAGCCGGGCCAAGGCGCTCACGGAGGTGTTCGGGTTCGAGCTCGACCGGCGGCTGCGCGCCGCGGACGCGCCCGTGCGATCCCTGGTGGTGCGTCCGGGCATCGGCGTGGACGCCAGGACCCCGCGCCGCGCAGGCATCCGCGACCACACGGTCCCGGTGCGGCGCAACCCCTACACGCCGTGGGCGCAGGGCAAGGACGCCGCCGCCTGGCCCGCGGTCCGGGCCCTCACCGACCCGGGCGTCCGGGGAGGCGAACTCTACGCGCCCGCGAACGGCAGGCGCGGCGTGCCGGTGCGGATCCAACCGCGGGAGGTGGCCCCGCCGGAACTGGTCGGGGACCTGTGGCTCCGGCTCGAAGAGCTGGCCGGGATCACTGTGCCCGTTCCGGACACGGCACGCTCGGGCCCCGCGCACCCGGACCCCGTGCACCGGGACTGA
- a CDS encoding TetR/AcrR family transcriptional regulator, giving the protein MTSTPLRADAARSRDRILAAARRADPRDLRLNEVAREAGVGVGTVYRHFATAHALVEELTRDALHRLNAIALEAAVDPDPERAFESALRAVVDLHLESGGLQAVLLAEQDMSPEITELKAATFDGLSDVLERAQRAGVVRTDLSGDRVERLICGIEYAIRLSVPDADADEPDTDDRALFVDVLLAGLRP; this is encoded by the coding sequence ATGACCTCGACCCCGCTCCGCGCCGACGCCGCCCGCAGCCGCGACCGCATCCTGGCGGCGGCCCGCCGCGCCGACCCCAGGGATCTGCGCCTCAACGAGGTGGCCCGCGAGGCGGGGGTGGGCGTGGGCACCGTCTACCGGCACTTCGCCACGGCGCACGCGCTCGTGGAGGAGCTCACCCGGGACGCCCTGCACCGGCTGAACGCGATCGCCCTCGAGGCCGCCGTCGACCCCGACCCGGAGCGCGCCTTCGAGAGCGCGCTGCGCGCCGTGGTGGACCTGCACCTGGAGTCGGGCGGCCTCCAGGCGGTCCTGCTCGCCGAGCAGGACATGAGCCCGGAGATCACCGAGCTCAAGGCCGCCACCTTCGACGGACTGAGCGACGTGCTCGAACGCGCGCAGCGCGCCGGGGTGGTGCGCACCGACCTGTCGGGCGACCGGGTCGAGCGGCTCATCTGCGGGATCGAGTACGCCATCCGCCTCTCGGTCCCGGACGCGGACGCCGACGAACCGGACACGGACGACCGGGCCCTGTTCGTCGACGTCCTCCTCGCCGGCCTCCGCCCCTAG